TATCTTTTCCTACTGCTGTTGCCTCTATTTTTAAAGCACCATTTTTATTTATTGTGGCTCCAAAAACATTATCTCCAACACCTTTTTTTACAGAGATACTTTCTCCAGTAAGCATCGCCTCGTCTATATAGCTATTTCCCTCAATAACTTTTCCGTCAACTGGCACACTTTCTCCTGGTTTTATAAGAACAATATCTCCCACTATAACTTCATTTACATCTATTTTTATAAGTTGATTATTTTTTATAATTGTGGCTGTCTTTGATTGTAGACCCATAAGTTTTTTTATAGCCTCAGAGGTTTTTCCCTTACTTCTTTTTTCTAAAAGCTTTCCAAATCTAATAAGAGCTATAATAACCACAGCTGATTCATAATAAAGACTGTGTACATATTCTAATTTTCCATTAAATATTTCAAAAGTTCCATAAAGGCTGTATAAAAATGCTGCTCCAGTTCCCATTGCTATTAGAGAATCCATATTTGGAGATTTTCTAATAAGTGATGAAATTCCCACTGTGTAAAAATTTCTTCCTGTATATAGAACAGGGATTGTAAGTACAAGTTGGATAAGAGCATAATTTATTGGATTTTCCATTGGATTTATTATACTAGGTAGGGGGAAACCTATCATATGTCCCATTGTAATATAAAATACTATAAGTGCCAAAACTATTGAGAATTTAAACTCCATTACCTCTCTTTTTTCAAGAAGTTCTTTCTCTTTGAAAAACTCCTCAGTAATCTCCTCTTCTCTCATAGCTTTGTAACCAAGAGAATCTATTTTTTCAATAATCTCATCTATTTTTATTTTTGAGTTATCAAATAAAAATCTTCCCTTATTTGTAGCAAGATTTACTACTGCCTCTTGGACACCATCTAATTTTCCAATATTTCTTTCTATATTTGCCACACAAGCTTGGCAGTGAATATTTTCTATTTTTAGACTTATTTGTGAAATATTTTTATTTTCTGTTTCTTCAGAGTTTTTAAATTTTTCACATCTCTCAACTGGTTTTGATTCTTCTAAGTTTTTTTCACAACAAGAATCTAAATTACAGTTTTTTTTTACGTCCTCTGTTACTTCAGATTCTATTCCATATCCTAATTCAACTATTCTCTCTTCTATCTCTTTTTTTCCAAGTTTTGTTTCATCAAAAGATATATCCATAACCTTAGTTGCTAAATCTACTTTAGCAGATGAAACTCCATCAAATTCTTTAAAAGAATTTTCTATTTTGTTGACACACATTATGCAACCAACACCTGATAATTTAAATTTTTTATCCATAGTAATACTCCTTTCAAAATAGGGTACCCCCCTATTTAAAAGAATATCATATTCCTATAAAAAAGTCAATAGAATCATAATATTTTATTTACAAAGTATATTTTATTTTTTTTACAAATTTATTATATTTTAATCTGAACTAAGTTTTATAAAAATAATAAGTTATATCTTTGATAGAATTTTATATTTGTGTATTTATAAATTATTTGATATAATTTATCCATATGTTTATTTTGTATAATATAATTTAGGGGTGAAAAATGAAAATAATTATAGTGGGAGCTGGAAAAATAGGAGAACTATTGTGTAAAGACCTTTCTACAGAAGGAAACGATATTACTCTTATTGAAGAAAATCCTAAAATTTTAGATAGGATCTTATCTTCTTCAGATATTATGGGACTTGAAGGAAATGGTACTAACTGTGAAATTTTAAAAGAGGCTTATATTGAGACTGCTGACATTTTTATAGCTGTTACTCATTCTGATGAAATCAATATAATCTCTTCAATAATGGCAAAAAAACTGGGTGCAAAATATACTATCGCTAGGGTTAGAAATCCTGAATATTCTTCTCAAATGAAATTTATGAGTGAATCTTTAGGTATAGATATGATGATAAATCCTGAATCAGAGGCAGCATATTTCATAACTAGAAACTTACAATTTCCAAATGCTTTAAATGTTGAGTCATTTGCTGGAAATAAAGTTAATATGGTTGAAGTTTTAGTTGAGAAAAATACTTATCTTGATGGATTAAAACTTAAAGATTTTAAACATAATCACTTTAGCACAATCTTAGTGTGTATCGTTCAAAGAGGACAAGAGGTTTATATACCAACTGGTAACTTCGTTCTTGAAGAGGGTGACAGAATCTATGTTACTGGTGGACAATCTCAACTTTCTGAATTTTATAAATCACTTGGACATAAAGAAGAAAGAGTTAAATCTGTTCTTATAATCGGTGGAGGAAA
The DNA window shown above is from Fusobacterium perfoetens and carries:
- the trkA gene encoding Trk system potassium transporter TrkA, translating into MKIIIVGAGKIGELLCKDLSTEGNDITLIEENPKILDRILSSSDIMGLEGNGTNCEILKEAYIETADIFIAVTHSDEINIISSIMAKKLGAKYTIARVRNPEYSSQMKFMSESLGIDMMINPESEAAYFITRNLQFPNALNVESFAGNKVNMVEVLVEKNTYLDGLKLKDFKHNHFSTILVCIVQRGQEVYIPTGNFVLEEGDRIYVTGGQSQLSEFYKSLGHKEERVKSVLIIGGGKISHYLVEQLLNKKMKVKVIEINEEKALALSETFEHASVICGDGTNSQLLDEERITEFDACISLTGIDEENIILSMYANKMGVKKTITKINGISLFNFLELDGLQSIVTPKKLTADNIVKKVRSLINSQGENIETLYRIADNKVEAIEFKIPKDSSLINVPLKELPIKENVLITYIIRNNELIFPGGSDILLENDRIIIVTTEKYLNDVNKILR